From Pseudomonas fluorescens, one genomic window encodes:
- a CDS encoding IclR family transcriptional regulator, with amino-acid sequence MAGSQIERVFSVLESLTRDPRGVPMQVLAEQLQIPKSATHRLLAELIRLGYVRQNPDNLRYHLSTKLVAMGFRYLSGSGADIVQPVLDRLAQETGELVRLGVIEGQRQTWIAKSQGARSGLRYDPDMGREAPLFYTASGHAWLASMTDAEALALVERQVNDEPPEVGPNAPRSNIELLERLRLTRENGYAWVQESSALGTSAIAAVVRHPLDGRVVGVLSVAGPSARLPEQRLHELAGLLLQFTQELSAATQASELFSH; translated from the coding sequence ATGGCCGGCAGTCAAATCGAACGTGTCTTCAGCGTGCTGGAAAGCCTCACCCGCGATCCGCGAGGTGTGCCGATGCAGGTGTTGGCCGAGCAACTGCAGATTCCCAAAAGTGCTACCCATCGACTGCTCGCCGAGCTCATCCGGCTGGGTTATGTGCGGCAAAACCCGGATAACCTGCGTTATCACCTGTCGACCAAACTGGTCGCCATGGGCTTTCGTTACCTCTCCGGCAGCGGGGCGGACATTGTCCAGCCGGTACTCGACCGTCTGGCGCAGGAAACCGGTGAACTGGTGCGCCTGGGTGTGATCGAAGGGCAACGTCAGACCTGGATTGCCAAGTCTCAGGGCGCGCGCTCGGGCTTGCGTTACGACCCGGACATGGGACGCGAGGCGCCGTTGTTCTACACCGCTTCCGGGCATGCCTGGCTGGCCAGCATGACTGATGCCGAGGCCCTGGCCCTGGTAGAGCGTCAGGTCAATGACGAGCCACCGGAGGTGGGACCGAATGCACCACGCTCCAACATCGAACTGCTCGAACGCCTGAGGCTAACCCGGGAGAACGGTTATGCCTGGGTCCAGGAAAGTTCGGCGCTGGGAACCTCGGCGATCGCCGCAGTGGTGCGCCACCCGCTGGATGGGCGTGTGGTAGGGGTGCTAAGCGTTGCCGGCCCTAGCGCTCGGTTGCCCGAGCAGCGTTTGCATGAGTTGGCTGGCCTTTTGCTGCAGTTCACTCAGGAGCTGTCGGCTGCCACTCAAGCCTCTGAGTTGTTCAGCCATTAG
- a CDS encoding GNAT family N-acetyltransferase: MEPILQLESARLLLRQWRDEDLPAFAAMCADPQVMRYFPAPLSRLESAELIGRIRGHFAEHGFGAWALERKDSGAFIGFTGLGAVGFEATFTPAIEIGWRLAREHWGLGYASEAAWTALRCGFDRLSLDQVVAFTAVDNLPSEKVMQAIGMKHDPAGDFDHPKVAPDHPLSRHLLYRISREQWLKTMHG, from the coding sequence ATGGAGCCAATACTGCAACTGGAAAGTGCACGCTTGCTACTGCGGCAGTGGCGTGATGAGGATTTACCGGCATTTGCCGCGATGTGCGCTGACCCGCAGGTCATGCGCTACTTTCCGGCGCCCTTGAGTCGCCTGGAAAGTGCCGAATTGATCGGGCGAATCCGTGGACATTTCGCCGAGCATGGTTTCGGCGCGTGGGCGCTGGAACGCAAGGACAGCGGCGCGTTCATCGGTTTTACCGGTTTGGGGGCAGTCGGGTTCGAGGCGACGTTCACTCCTGCTATTGAAATCGGCTGGCGCCTGGCGCGTGAACACTGGGGGCTCGGGTACGCCAGTGAAGCGGCGTGGACCGCTCTGCGTTGCGGTTTTGATCGCTTGTCTCTGGATCAGGTGGTGGCGTTTACAGCGGTGGATAACCTGCCTTCGGAGAAAGTCATGCAGGCGATTGGCATGAAGCACGATCCGGCGGGAGATTTCGATCATCCCAAGGTGGCGCCCGATCATCCGCTGAGCCGTCACCTGCTTTACCGCATTTCCCGCGAGCAATGGTTGAAAACCATGCATGGCTAA
- the ypfJ gene encoding KPN_02809 family neutral zinc metallopeptidase, whose amino-acid sequence MLWKKARPSDNVKDSRKAPGNGFSSTQKLSLLLSAAAVSGIIALESLMPVEEKTDTDITAREAPDQFREDPQVAFVRAVLGDTEDTWSQMFEMLEQPYPQPTLTLFDNGITSACGYATAAIGPFYCPQSQSIYLDLDFFRKMADRVDDFGEFAQAYVIAHEIGHHVQTRLGLSRLFDEAQSANRRTAGADGLEVRAELQADCLAGVWAHHAQQRLDWLEPGDIQAALNAAAAFGDDYRRGNQSSRVMPESFTHGTSEQRVRWFKHGFEHARIEQCDTFSADPL is encoded by the coding sequence ATGCTATGGAAAAAAGCGCGTCCCAGTGACAACGTCAAGGACAGCCGAAAAGCCCCAGGCAATGGATTCAGCTCCACTCAGAAACTCAGCCTGTTGCTGAGTGCCGCTGCCGTTTCCGGCATCATCGCGCTGGAGAGTCTGATGCCTGTCGAAGAAAAAACCGACACCGACATAACCGCTCGGGAGGCCCCGGATCAGTTCAGGGAAGACCCGCAGGTGGCGTTTGTCCGCGCAGTCCTTGGAGACACTGAAGACACCTGGAGTCAGATGTTCGAAATGCTCGAGCAACCCTACCCGCAGCCCACCCTGACGTTGTTCGACAACGGCATCACGTCGGCGTGCGGCTATGCAACCGCAGCCATTGGCCCGTTCTACTGCCCACAAAGCCAATCGATTTACCTGGACCTGGATTTTTTCCGCAAGATGGCTGATCGCGTGGACGACTTCGGTGAGTTTGCCCAAGCCTATGTCATTGCTCATGAAATCGGGCATCACGTACAAACCCGACTGGGTCTGTCTCGACTTTTCGATGAGGCGCAAAGTGCAAACCGGCGTACCGCCGGGGCTGACGGCCTGGAAGTTCGCGCAGAACTGCAGGCCGACTGCCTGGCCGGCGTCTGGGCTCACCACGCACAACAACGCCTGGATTGGCTGGAGCCGGGCGACATACAGGCCGCGCTCAACGCTGCCGCAGCGTTCGGCGACGACTACCGTCGCGGGAACCAATCCTCCAGGGTAATGCCTGAATCCTTCACACACGGCACATCCGAGCAACGTGTGCGCTGGTTCAAACATGGCTTCGAGCACGCTCGCATCGAGCAATGCGACACCTTCTCGGCGGATCCCCTGTAG
- a CDS encoding histone deacetylase family protein — protein sequence MPLPLIYHEDYSPEFPSEHRFPMDKFRLLRDHLVDSGLTRDQDLLRPQICPPDVLALAHDRDYIDRYMQGELSREDQRRLGLPWSEALARRTVRAVGGSLLAAEQALQHGLACHLAGGTHHAHYDHPAGFCIFNDLAVISHYLLESGRVGRVLIFDCDVHQGDGTARILEHTPDAVTVSLHCEKNFPARKAKSDWDIPLPMGMGDDDYLKVVDDALNYLLPLYQPDLVLYDAGVDVHKDDALGYLKLTDAGVAARDESVMRHCLGRDIPVVGVIGGGYSKDRQALARRHGILHHSAQRVWQSSGCH from the coding sequence ATGCCCCTGCCCCTGATCTACCACGAAGACTACAGCCCCGAGTTTCCCTCGGAGCATCGCTTCCCCATGGACAAATTCCGCCTGCTGCGCGATCACCTGGTGGACAGTGGCCTGACTCGGGACCAGGATCTGCTGCGCCCGCAGATCTGCCCGCCGGACGTTCTCGCCCTGGCCCACGATCGCGACTATATCGACCGCTATATGCAGGGCGAGTTGTCCCGTGAAGACCAGCGGCGCCTCGGTCTGCCCTGGAGCGAAGCCCTGGCGCGGCGCACAGTGCGTGCCGTCGGTGGTTCGCTACTCGCAGCCGAGCAGGCGCTGCAACATGGCCTGGCCTGCCACCTGGCGGGCGGCACCCACCACGCCCACTACGATCATCCGGCCGGCTTTTGCATCTTCAACGACCTGGCGGTGATCAGCCATTACCTGCTGGAAAGTGGCCGTGTCGGACGCGTGCTGATCTTCGACTGCGATGTGCATCAAGGCGATGGTACGGCCCGGATACTGGAACATACCCCGGACGCAGTGACGGTTTCCCTGCACTGCGAAAAGAATTTTCCCGCACGCAAGGCCAAGAGTGACTGGGACATCCCTTTGCCCATGGGCATGGGTGATGACGATTACCTGAAGGTGGTCGATGACGCGCTCAACTACCTGCTGCCGCTGTACCAACCTGACCTGGTGCTGTACGACGCAGGCGTCGATGTGCACAAGGATGACGCCCTGGGTTATCTGAAGCTGACAGACGCCGGTGTCGCTGCGCGTGACGAAAGCGTGATGCGCCATTGCCTCGGACGGGACATTCCGGTGGTCGGGGTAATTGGCGGCGGCTACAGCAAGGACCGTCAGGCCCTGGCGCGGCGCCACGGCATTCTGCATCACAGCGCGCAACGGGTCTGGCAGTCATCAGGCTGTCACTGA
- a CDS encoding HAD family hydrolase encodes MSLSQVRHWVFDMDGTLTVAVHDFAAIRQALAIPPEHDILTHLAALPAEEAAAKHAWLLEHERDLALGSKPAPGAVELVRELAGCGYRLGILTRNARELAHVTLQAIGLADCFAIEDVLGRDDAPPKPHPGGLLKLAEAWQVAPAEMVMVGDYRFDLDCGRAAGTHTVLVNLPDNPWPELADWHAADCLALRQMLLG; translated from the coding sequence ATGAGTCTGTCGCAGGTTCGTCATTGGGTATTCGACATGGACGGAACCCTGACTGTCGCCGTGCATGACTTTGCGGCGATCCGCCAGGCCCTGGCGATCCCCCCGGAGCACGACATCCTGACCCACCTCGCGGCCTTGCCCGCCGAGGAGGCGGCCGCCAAACACGCTTGGCTGCTGGAGCATGAACGCGACCTGGCACTGGGTTCCAAACCTGCCCCCGGCGCGGTGGAATTGGTGCGTGAGCTTGCAGGGTGCGGTTATCGCCTGGGGATTCTCACCCGCAATGCCCGCGAGCTGGCGCATGTGACGCTTCAGGCCATTGGCCTGGCGGACTGTTTCGCAATCGAGGACGTGCTCGGGCGCGACGATGCCCCCCCCAAGCCCCATCCCGGCGGCTTGCTGAAACTGGCTGAGGCTTGGCAGGTTGCGCCAGCAGAGATGGTCATGGTCGGTGACTATCGCTTCGATCTGGATTGTGGTCGGGCGGCGGGCACTCACACGGTGCTGGTGAACCTGCCGGATAACCCATGGCCCGAGCTGGCGGACTGGCATGCGGCTGATTGCCTGGCGCTGCGCCAGATGTTGTTGGGGTGA
- the ypfJ gene encoding KPN_02809 family neutral zinc metallopeptidase produces the protein MLWKKGRRSDNVVDARGEGGGGGGMRFGGGKGLSLTAIVLIVGIGWITGQDPMQILGQLAGQMEQPSAPATTQARKAPPANDEQAEFVARVLGDTEDTWGQIFQQAGRQYAAPKLMLFSGRVNSACGGATAATGPFYCPADQRVYLDMSFFQEMSQRFGAAGDFAQAYVIAHEVGHHVQTLLGVSAKIQAARQQGQRMEGDGGLLVRQELQADCLAGVWANNAQKRLNWLEPGDIEEALNAANAIGDDRLQQQGQGRVVPDSFTHGTSAQRVRWFKTGFAQGQISQCDTFASKSL, from the coding sequence ATGTTATGGAAAAAAGGTCGCCGCAGTGACAACGTGGTGGATGCCCGTGGCGAGGGTGGAGGCGGTGGCGGAATGCGCTTCGGCGGCGGCAAGGGATTGAGCCTGACGGCCATCGTGCTGATTGTCGGGATCGGTTGGATCACCGGCCAGGACCCGATGCAGATACTTGGCCAACTGGCTGGCCAGATGGAGCAGCCTTCAGCTCCCGCCACCACTCAGGCGCGCAAGGCACCGCCGGCCAATGATGAGCAGGCGGAGTTCGTCGCGCGGGTCCTTGGGGACACTGAAGACACCTGGGGGCAGATCTTCCAGCAGGCCGGCCGCCAGTATGCAGCGCCCAAGCTGATGCTGTTCAGTGGCCGGGTCAACTCAGCGTGCGGTGGGGCCACGGCGGCCACCGGTCCGTTCTACTGCCCGGCCGATCAGCGGGTTTATCTGGACATGAGCTTCTTCCAGGAAATGTCCCAGCGTTTCGGCGCCGCCGGTGATTTCGCCCAGGCCTATGTCATCGCCCATGAAGTCGGTCATCACGTGCAAACCTTGCTCGGCGTTTCTGCGAAAATCCAGGCGGCTCGCCAGCAAGGCCAGCGCATGGAAGGCGACGGCGGTCTGCTGGTGCGCCAAGAGCTGCAGGCTGATTGCCTGGCAGGTGTGTGGGCCAACAACGCACAAAAGCGTTTGAATTGGCTGGAGCCGGGTGATATTGAAGAAGCCTTGAACGCTGCCAATGCCATCGGCGATGACCGTTTGCAGCAACAGGGCCAGGGTCGTGTAGTACCGGACTCTTTCACTCATGGTACCTCGGCACAGCGCGTACGCTGGTTCAAGACCGGCTTTGCCCAGGGTCAAATCAGTCAATGCGACACCTTTGCCTCGAAGAGTCTCTAA
- the tesB gene encoding acyl-CoA thioesterase II: MSHVLDDLVDLLTLEPIEENLFRGRSQDLGFRQLFGGQVLGQSLSAASQTVEEARHVHSMHGYFLRPGDAGLPVVYQVDRVRDGGSFSTRRVTAIQKGNPIFTCSASFQYDEEGFFHQTEMPVVVGPENLPTELEITQQLAHLIPEHMREKLLCPKPIEVRPVTEKDPYNPQPGDPIKYVWFRADGALADIPALHKYLLAYASDFGLLTTSMLPHGKSVWQKDMQVASLDHALWFHADLRADDWLLYAMDSPWAGNSRGFSRGSVYNRAGKLVASVTQEGLIRHRKDWA, encoded by the coding sequence ATGAGTCATGTGCTGGATGATCTGGTCGACTTGCTGACCCTGGAACCCATCGAAGAAAACCTGTTCCGTGGTCGCAGTCAGGACCTCGGGTTTCGCCAGCTGTTCGGCGGCCAGGTGCTGGGCCAGTCGCTGTCTGCAGCCAGTCAGACCGTTGAAGAGGCGCGGCATGTGCATTCGATGCATGGTTATTTCCTGCGTCCGGGAGACGCCGGTTTGCCGGTGGTCTATCAGGTTGACCGGGTACGCGATGGCGGCAGCTTCAGCACGCGCCGGGTGACCGCGATCCAGAAGGGCAACCCGATCTTCACCTGCAGCGCCTCGTTCCAGTACGACGAAGAAGGCTTCTTCCACCAGACCGAGATGCCGGTTGTGGTCGGTCCGGAGAACCTGCCAACCGAACTGGAAATCACCCAGCAGTTGGCGCATCTGATCCCGGAGCACATGCGCGAGAAGTTGCTGTGCCCGAAGCCGATCGAAGTGCGCCCGGTCACCGAGAAGGATCCCTACAATCCGCAACCCGGGGATCCGATCAAGTACGTCTGGTTTCGCGCCGACGGTGCGTTGGCAGACATCCCGGCCTTGCACAAATACCTGCTGGCCTATGCCTCGGATTTCGGCTTGCTGACCACTTCGATGTTGCCCCACGGCAAATCGGTCTGGCAGAAAGATATGCAGGTCGCCAGCCTCGATCACGCCCTGTGGTTCCACGCCGATCTGCGTGCCGATGACTGGCTGCTCTACGCCATGGACAGTCCATGGGCCGGTAATTCGCGAGGGTTCTCCCGTGGTAGCGTGTACAACCGCGCCGGCAAACTGGTGGCCTCGGTCACTCAGGAAGGCTTGATCCGCCACCGCAAGGATTGGGCATGA
- a CDS encoding TIGR03862 family flavoprotein — protein MTQSTAPFPRHVAIIGGGPAGLMAAEVLSQSGVQVDLYDGMPSVGRKFLLAGVGGMNITHSEAYPAFLSRYAERAPYMAPLLREFGAQALCEWIHDLGIETFVGSSGRVFPTDMKAAPLLRAWLKRLRDSGVVIHTRHRWLGWNADGSVRIASPDGEKAVKPDALLLALGGGSWSRLGSDGAWTLPLEQKGIDLSPLAPSNCGFDVATWSELMVSKFAGAPLKNIAIGLNDDLPRLGECVITATGIEGSLIYALSASIRDAIQLNGSATVHIDLLPGRPVDKIQAALNKPRGSRSMAKHLQSQLGLDGVKAALLRELTGADTFADPLALAQAIKALPLTLVKTRPLDEAISSAGGVKFEAMNQNLMLNALPGVFCAGEMLDWEAPTGGYLLTACFASGRAAGLGVKDWLSGK, from the coding sequence ATGACTCAGTCCACCGCCCCCTTCCCTCGCCACGTTGCCATTATCGGCGGCGGCCCTGCCGGCCTGATGGCCGCCGAGGTATTGAGCCAGAGTGGAGTCCAGGTTGATCTGTATGACGGCATGCCATCCGTGGGGCGCAAATTCCTGTTGGCCGGCGTTGGCGGCATGAACATCACCCACTCCGAGGCCTACCCGGCTTTTCTTTCGCGCTACGCCGAGCGGGCGCCGTACATGGCACCGCTGCTGCGCGAATTCGGCGCGCAAGCACTGTGCGAATGGATTCACGACTTGGGAATCGAAACCTTTGTCGGCAGTTCCGGACGAGTGTTTCCCACCGACATGAAAGCCGCCCCCCTGTTGCGTGCCTGGCTCAAGCGCTTGCGTGACAGCGGTGTAGTTATCCACACCCGCCACCGCTGGCTGGGCTGGAATGCCGATGGCAGCGTGCGCATCGCCAGCCCCGACGGTGAGAAAGCAGTGAAACCCGACGCCTTGCTGCTGGCCTTGGGCGGCGGCAGTTGGTCACGTCTGGGCTCGGACGGCGCCTGGACGTTGCCTCTGGAACAAAAAGGTATCGACCTGAGCCCCTTGGCACCGAGCAATTGCGGGTTTGACGTCGCCACCTGGAGCGAGCTGATGGTCAGCAAATTCGCCGGAGCGCCGCTGAAAAATATCGCCATCGGTTTGAATGACGACCTGCCACGCCTCGGCGAGTGCGTGATCACCGCGACCGGTATTGAAGGCAGCCTGATCTACGCGTTATCGGCCAGCATTCGCGACGCCATTCAACTGAACGGCTCGGCAACGGTACACATCGATCTGCTGCCCGGCCGCCCTGTGGATAAAATCCAGGCGGCGCTGAACAAGCCCCGCGGCTCACGCTCCATGGCCAAGCACCTGCAGAGCCAGTTGGGCCTGGACGGTGTCAAGGCTGCCTTGCTGCGCGAACTCACCGGCGCGGACACGTTCGCTGATCCGCTTGCCCTGGCCCAGGCCATCAAGGCCCTGCCACTGACACTGGTCAAGACCCGTCCACTGGACGAAGCCATCAGCAGCGCCGGCGGCGTGAAGTTCGAAGCGATGAACCAGAACCTGATGCTCAACGCCCTTCCAGGCGTGTTTTGCGCAGGTGAAATGCTCGACTGGGAGGCGCCGACGGGCGGCTACCTGCTGACTGCCTGCTTTGCCAGCGGACGAGCAGCAGGACTGGGAGTAAAGGACTGGCTCAGCGGTAAGTGA